A region of Solanum stenotomum voucher PI 320364 plastid, complete genome DNA encodes the following proteins:
- the ycf1 gene encoding Ycf1, translating into MIFQSFLLGNLVSLCMKIINSVVVVGLYYGFLTTFSIGPSYLFLLRALVMEEGTEKKVSATTGFITGQLMMFISIYYAPLHLALGRPHTITVLALPYLLFHFFWNNHKHFFDYGSTTRNSMRNLSIQCVFLNNLIFQLFNHFILPSSMLARLVNIYLFRCNNKILFVTSGFVGWLIGHILFMKWLGLVLVWIRQNHSIRSNKYIRSNKYLVLELRNSMARIFSILLFITCVYYLGRIPSPILTKKLKEASKTEERVESEEERDVEIETASEMKGTKQEQEGSTEEDPYPSPSLFSEEGWDPDKIDETEEIRVNGKDKIKDKFHSHLTETGYNNINTSNSPIYDYQDSYLNNNNTGNLENFKLQLLDKKNENQDLFWFQKPLVSLLFDYNRWNRPFRYIKNNRFEQAVRTEMSQYFFDTCKSDGKQRISFTYPPSLSTFWKMIKRKIPLLSLQKTLPNELDTQWVSTNKEKSNNLNKEFLNRLEILATESLSMDILETRTRLCNDDTKKEYVPKMYDPLLNGPYRGTIKKGVSSSIINNTLLENWEKRVRLNRIHTIFLPNMDYQEFEQKAYTIDKKPLSTKIDEFLTLINELGNEPKSSLNLKGLSLFSDQEQRRVNSEKRTKFVKFVFNAIDPNETKSGKKSIGIKEISKKVPRWSHKLITELDQQMGEFQDRASIDHQLRSRKAKRVVIFTDNNATNDPEEEVALISYSQQSDFRRGIIKGSMRAQRRKTFISKLFQANVHSPLFVDRITPLRLFSFDISELIKPIFRNWTGKEGEFKILESREEQTKREEKKEKDKKEDNKRKEQARIAIEEAWDNIPFAQIIRGYMLITQSILRKYILLPSLIIAKNLGRMLFLQLPEWSEDLQEWNREMQIKCTYNGVQLSETEFPKDWLRDGIQIKILFPFCLKPWHISKLYPSRGELMKKQKQKDDFCFLTVWGMEAELPFGSPRKRPSFFEPIFKELEKKIGKFKKKYFLTLKIFKGKTKLFRRVSKETKKWFIKSIGFIKKIKKELSKVNPIVLFRFKEISESNETKKEKDYLISNQIINESFSQIESGNWPNSSLIETKMKDLTDRTSTIKNQIERITKDKKKVTPEIDINPNKTNNIKKLESPKIFFQILQRRNTRVIWKFHYFLKLFIQRLYIDLFLSIINIPRITTQLFLESTNKLIEKFISNNEINQEKITNKKKIHFIFISTIKKSLYNISKKNSHIFCDLSYLSQAYVFYKLSQTQVINLSKFRSVLQYNTTSCFLKTKIKDYFKTLGIFHSELKHKKLQSYRINQWKNWLRWHYQYDLSQIRWSRLMPKKWRTKVNQSCMAQNKNRNLNKWNSYEKDQLIHYKKENDSELYSLSNQKDNFKKCYRYGLLAYKSINYENKSDSFFSRLPFQVKKNLEISYNSNTSKHNFVDMPGNLHINNYLRKVNILDIERNLDRKYFDWKIIHFSLRQKGDIEAWVKIDTNSNPNTKIGINNYQIIDKIEKKGVFYLTTHQNPEKTKKNSKKVFFDWMGMNEKIFNRPILNLEFWFFPEFVLLYNVYKIKPWIIPSKFLLFNLNTNENVIQNKNQKQNFFLPSNKKIKNRSQETKEPPSQRERGSDIENKGNLSPVFSKHQTDLEKDYVESDTKKGQNKKQYKSNTEAELDLFLKRYLLFQLRWNDALNKRMLENIKVYCLLLRLINPTKITISSIQRREMSLDIMLIQANLPLTDLMKKGVLIIEPIRLSVKHNGQFIMYQTIGISLVHKSKHQTNQRYREQRYVDKKNFDEFILQPQTQRINTEKTHFDLLVPENILWSRRRRELRIRSFFNSLNWNVVDRNSVFCNETNVKNWSQFLGERKPLYKDKNELIKFKFFLWPNYRLEDLACMNRYWFDTNNGSRFSILRIHMYPRLKIN; encoded by the coding sequence ATGATTTTTCAATCTTTTCTACTAGGTAATCTAGTATCCTTATGCATGAAGATAATCAATTCGGTCGTTGTGGTCGGACTCTATTATGGATTTCTGACCACATTCTCCATAGGGCCCTCTTATCTCTTCCTTCTCCGAGCTCTGGTTATGGAAGAAGGAACCGAGAAGAAGGTATCAGCAACAACTGGTTTTATTACGGGACAGCTCATGATGTTCATATCGATCTATTATGCGCCTCTGCATCTAGCATTGGGTAGACCTCATACAATAACTGTCCTAGCTCTACCATATCTTTTGTTTCATTTCTTCTGGAACAATCACAAACACTTTTTTGATTATGGATCTACTACCAGAAATTCAATGCGTAATCTCAGCATTCAATGTGTATTCCTGAATAATCTCATTTTTCAATTATTCAACCATTTCATTTTACCAAGTTCAATGTTAGCCAGATTAGTCAACATTTATCTCTTTCGATGCAACAACAAGATCTTATTTGTAACAAGTGGTTTTGTTGGTTGGTTAATTGGTCACATTTTATTCATGAAATGGCTTGGATTGGTATTAGTCTGGATACGGCAAAATCATTCTATTAGATCGAATAAGTACATTCGATCTAATAAGTACCTTGTATTAGAATTGAGAAATTCTATGGCTCGGATCTTTAGTATTCTCTTATTTATTACCTGTGTCTACTATTTAGGCAGAATACCCTCACCCATTCTTACTAAGAAACTGAAAGAAGCCTCAAAAACAGAAGAAAGGGTGGAAAGTGAGGAAGAAAGAGATGTAGAAATAGAAACTGCTTCCGAAATGAAGGGGACTAAACAGGAACAAGAGGGATCCACTGAAGAAGATCCTTATCCTTCTCCTTCCCTTTTTTCGGAAGAAGGGTGGGATCCGGACAAAATCGATGAAACGGAAGAAATCCGAGTGAATGGAAAGGACAAAATAAAGGATAAATTCCACTCTCACCTTACAGAGACAGGCTATAACAATATTAATACTAGTAATAGTCCAATTTATGATTATCAGGATTCTTATCTGAATAATAATAACACGGGGAATCTAGAAAATTTTAAATTGCAACTACTTGATAAAAAAAATGAAAATCAAGACCTCTTCTGGTTTCAAAAACCTCTTGTGAGTCTTCTTTTCGATTATAATCGATGGAATCGACCATTTCGTTACATAAAGAATAATCGATTTGAGCAGGCCGTAAGAACAGAGATGTCACAATATTTTTTTGACACATGTAAAAGTGATGGAAAACAAAGAATATCTTTTACATACCCGCCAAGTTTATCAACTTTTTGGAAAATGATAAAAAGAAAGATACCCCTATTGTCACTCCAAAAAACGCTCCCTAATGAACTGGACACTCAGTGGGTTTCTACCAACAAAGAAAAAAGTAATAATCTGAATAAGGAATTTTTAAATCGACTTGAAATTCTAGCCACGGAATCTCTTTCTATGGATATACTCGAAACAAGGACTAGATTGTGTAATGATGATACTAAAAAAGAATACGTGCCTAAAATGTATGATCCTTTGTTAAATGGACCATATCGAGGAACAATAAAAAAGGGGGTTTCATCTTCAATCATAAACAATACTTTGCTAGAAAATTGGGAAAAGAGAGTTAGACTAAATAGGATTCATACTATCTTTCTTCCGAATATGGATTACCAAGAATTTGAACAAAAAGCGTATACGATTGATAAAAAACCATTATCAACAAAAATTGACGAGTTCTTAACTTTAATCAATGAATTAGGTAACGAACCAAAATCGAGTTTAAATTTGAAGGGTCTTTCTTTATTTTCAGACCAAGAACAGAGAAGAGTGAATTCAGAAAAAAGAACGAAATTTGTAAAATTTGTATTCAATGCAATTGATCCTAATGAGACAAAATCGGGAAAAAAATCGATTGGAATAAAAGAAATCAGTAAAAAAGTACCTCGCTGGTCCCATAAATTAATCACCGAATTGGACCAACAAATGGGTGAATTTCAAGATCGCGCATCAATTGATCATCAACTTCGTTCAAGAAAAGCCAAACGTGTAGTTATTTTTACTGACAACAACGCGACTAACGATCCTGAGGAGGAAGTGGCTTTAATAAGCTATTCGCAACAATCAGATTTTCGGCGAGGTATAATTAAAGGCTCTATGCGGGCTCAAAGGCGCAAAACATTTATTTCGAAACTATTTCAAGCAAATGTACATTCCCCCCTTTTTGTCGACAGAATAACCCCCCTACGTCTTTTTTCTTTTGATATCTCTGAACTAATTAAACCAATTTTTCGAAATTGGACAGGTAAAGAGGGAGAATTCAAGATTCTAGAGTCTAGAGAAGAACAAACAAAAAGAGAAGAGAAAAAAGAAAAGGACAAAAAAGAGGATAACAAAAGAAAGGAACAAGCACGGATAGCGATCGAAGAAGCCTGGGATAACATTCCTTTTGCACAAATAATAAGAGGTTACATGTTAATAACTCAATCAATTCTTCGAAAATATATTCTATTACCTTCATTGATAATAGCCAAAAATCTCGGGCGTATGTTATTCTTGCAACTTCCTGAATGGTCTGAAGATTTGCAGGAATGGAATAGAGAAATGCAGATTAAATGTACTTATAATGGTGTTCAATTATCAGAAACAGAATTTCCCAAAGATTGGTTGAGAGACGGGATTCAGATAAAAATTTTATTTCCTTTTTGTCTGAAACCTTGGCATATATCTAAACTGTACCCCTCCCGCGGAGAGCTAATGAAAAAGCAAAAACAAAAAGATGATTTTTGTTTTTTAACAGTTTGGGGAATGGAAGCTGAACTTCCCTTTGGTTCTCCCCGAAAGCGCCCTTCCTTTTTTGAGCCCATTTTTAAGGAACTCGAAAAAAAAATTGGAAAATTCAAAAAGAAATATTTTCTAACTCTAAAAATTTTCAAAGGAAAAACAAAATTATTTAGAAGAGTTTCAAAAGAAACCAAAAAATGGTTTATCAAAAGTATTGGATTTATAAAAAAAATAAAAAAAGAACTTTCAAAAGTAAATCCAATTGTATTATTTAGATTCAAAGAAATATCTGAATCCAATGAAACAAAAAAAGAAAAAGATTATCTAATTAGTAATCAAATAATTAACGAATCATTTAGTCAAATTGAATCTGGAAATTGGCCAAATTCTTCACTGATAGAAACAAAAATGAAGGATTTGACTGATAGAACAAGTACAATCAAAAATCAAATAGAAAGAATTACAAAAGATAAAAAGAAAGTAACTCCAGAAATAGACATTAATCCTAATAAAACAAATAATATTAAAAAACTCGAATCGCCAAAAATATTTTTCCAAATATTACAAAGAAGAAATACTCGAGTAATATGGAAATTCCATTATTTTCTCAAATTATTCATTCAAAGATTATACATCGATCTATTTTTATCTATCATTAATATTCCTAGAATTACTACACAACTCTTTCTTGAATCAACAAACAAATTGATTGAGAAATTCATCTCCAATAATGAAATAAATCAAGAAAAAATTACTAATAAAAAAAAAATTCACTTTATCTTTATTTCGACTATAAAAAAGTCACTTTATAATATTAGTAAGAAAAATTCACATATTTTTTGTGATTTATCCTACTTGTCACAAGCATATGTATTTTACAAATTATCACAAACCCAAGTTATTAATTTGTCTAAATTTAGATCTGTTCTTCAATATAACACAACGTCTTGCTTCCTTAAGACTAAAATAAAGGACTATTTTAAAACACTAGGAATATTTCATTCGGAATTAAAACATAAGAAACTTCAGAGTTATAGAATCAATCAATGGAAAAACTGGTTAAGATGGCATTATCAATACGATTTATCTCAGATTAGATGGTCTAGATTAATGCCAAAAAAATGGCGAACTAAGGTTAATCAAAGTTGTATGGCTCAAAATAAAAATAGAAACTTAAACAAATGGAATTCTTATGAAAAAGACCAATTAATTCATTACAAAAAAGAAAATGATTCGGAACTCTATTCATTATCAAACCAAAAAGATAATTTTAAAAAATGTTATAGATATGGTCTTTTAGCATATAAATCAATTAATTATGAAAATAAAAGTGACTCATTTTTTTCTAGATTACCCTTTCAAGTAAAGAAGAACTTAGAAATTTCGTATAATTCCAACACGTCCAAACACAACTTTGTTGATATGCCCGGCAATCTTCATATCAATAATTATCTAAGAAAGGTCAATATTCTAGATATAGAAAGAAATCTCGATAGAAAATATTTTGATTGGAAAATTATCCATTTTTCTCTTAGACAAAAAGGAGATATTGAAGCCTGGGTTAAGATCGATACCAACAGTAATCCAAATACTAAAATTGGTATTAATAATTATCAAATAATTGATAAAATTGAGAAAAAAGGGGTTTTTTATCTTACAACTCATCAAAATCCAGAAAAAACTAAAAAAAATTCGAAAAAAGTCTTTTTTGATTGGATGGGAATGAATGAAAAAATATTTAATCGTCCCATATTGAATCTGGAATTTTGGTTCTTCCCAGAATTTGTACTACTTTATAATGTCTATAAAATAAAACCGTGGATTATACCAAGCAAATTCCTTCTTTTTAATTTGAATACAAATGAAAATGTTATTCAAAATAAAAACCAAAAACAAAACTTTTTTCTACCATCAAATAAAAAAATAAAGAATCGAAGTCAAGAAACAAAAGAACCCCCAAGTCAAAGAGAGCGTGGATCAGATATAGAAAACAAAGGAAATCTGAGCCCTGTTTTTTCAAAACATCAAACCGATCTTGAAAAAGATTACGTGGAATCAGACACAAAAAAGGGTCAAAATAAAAAACAATACAAAAGCAACACGGAAGCAGAACTAGATTTGTTCTTGAAACGTTATTTGCTTTTTCAATTGAGATGGAACGATGCTTTGAATAAAAGAATGCTCGAAAATATCAAGGTATATTGTCTCCTGCTTCGACTGATAAATCCAACCAAAATTACTATATCGTCAATTCAAAGGAGAGAAATGAGTTTGGATATAATGCTGATTCAGGCAAATTTACCTCTTACAGACTTGATGAAGAAGGGGGTATTGATTATCGAACCTATTCGGTTGTCTGTAAAACATAATGGACAATTTATTATGTATCAAACCATAGGTATTTCATTGGTTCATAAAAGTAAACACCAAACTAATCAAAGATACCGAGAACAAAGATATGTTGATAAAAAGAATTTTGACGAATTCATTCTGCAACCTCAAACTCAAAGAATAAATACAGAAAAAACTCATTTTGATTTGCTTGTTCCTGAAAATATTTTATGGTCTAGACGTCGTAGAGAATTGAGAATTCGAAGTTTTTTTAATTCTTTGAATTGGAATGTCGTCGATAGAAATTCAGTATTTTGCAACGAAACCAATGTAAAAAACTGGAGTCAATTTTTGGGTGAACGGAAACCCCTTTATAAAGATAAAAATGAATTAATTAAATTTAAGTTCTTTCTTTGGCCTAATTATCGATTAGAAGATTTAGCTTGTATGAATCGTTATTGGTTTGATACCAATAATGGTAGCCGTTTCAGTATCTTAAGGATACATATGTATCCACGATTGAAAATTAATTGA